The Maniola hyperantus chromosome 21, iAphHyp1.2, whole genome shotgun sequence sequence ctactacctccggcaaactcgcgtcaatgctcaatgcaaaacaaagcagtttcgaattgacgttgcttcgaaaagtataaactgtcagtgcaatgcgattgtgatatagttttgacctggctttggatttcaaatattgatactgcattactgttgacccttgctcgttaatttggactctgttcaagccctttgttgtggatttcgtcgatatgaccgaacgtacgcagagaactgttctaaatagtcagacacgtgagttcctaatacgccttcgtaactatttcgatcgtgaagctcaaaatggagggccaattttacctataacgtcagtggttgaacgcgtagctgatgcgcttaatattggacaacgaactgttagacggataactaaaaaaaaatatggcgagactggcacagaagaaaataaacttcacacaccaaaaaagagaaaacgagcaaaaccagtcgtaggcatcgatagctttgatgccgatgctatccgaagacatgtttacggctactatttacagaaggagtatccaacaagaaaaaagttggtgcattcactgaaggaagctggattattcttcggtggggaaagttctttaacgaagattttgaagaccattggatttcgatacaaaaaatgtaacaaacgcaaaatattgatggaaagatttgatatagcgatggcaaggtatacttttttacggcaagtgaaagaaatcaaaaattggcaaaatgttgtgttcttggatgaaacatggcttaatgctaaccatactgtaggccgttcttggaacgatgacacagcagcatctacttccaaagttcctgtaggaaaaggatcgcgacttataatttgtcacgccggaaccatcaacgggtttgtcgaaggttctctcatggcttttgcgtcaaaaaccactggagactatcatgaagacatgaatggagaaaagtttactgaatggtttacctcaatgttgtgtagcctccctgaaccatctattataattatggacaacgccccataccactcgatgcaaattgacaagccacctgcccaatcccaaaagaaagctgatatcgtcgcatggcttcgtaaaaatggcgtagatgcaaacatgaatatgttaaaagcggaattagtacgtcttttaaaagaaaacaaaccaaccaagatccgatacgtcattgacgaaatagcattagaacatgggcacagagttatacggttaccgccttaccattgtgagtataatgcgattgagttggtgtgggctcaaattaagggatatgctgcaagacacaatacagaacccccatttaccacaaaaaaaatgctaaaattattagaagaagcttgtgaacatgtgactaaaggagactgggaaaaggttgtgaatagaactgttaaattaataagggaagattatgaaagagatgtgaaaatagataatattatagaaaacgaacatataattattaatgtatgtgatgatagcagtgacgacagtgaaaatagtagtatggacgaatctgattaattatggccttttgtggcacctttttcggtatcttttgtattcatatgtttcttgtgtgcatataaagtatgtatattcattttcgttcaaatattcagttcgttcaaataaattaaataaacatatacatttttgttttattaaacctatttaatcaggtacaaaaacaaaacttaattgttttttgttcgagaataaattgacattccacatcactattgtaatgtgtcaaaccggccatcatagcgtgccgctagtgtaggtaTAACCGGTCTACAGTGCATAACATCACGATATATCCTGATATTTGATACAGGATAAATGTGTCTATATTTAGCGctaggtaaatatagtatttgagcAGGTAAATATGACAAGTTGAAAGTCCATGGCCTATTAATGGTCTTTATTACTCTGTCTCGATGTGGAAACATGGacggctttcccaatttcttatttagttaaaattagaaaaaactctagatttttaatatacctactcccTCAAaatgaggagattttatttgctggcaagTGGCAACCTTTGATCacgtcaatgtcattcaagtgctaaAAGTGCCTTGTCGtactgcagggcgattgtctaaaacctgcatcaatcattattacaatctcaattgttctgattggctgtggccctacaatgtcacgatcacaatcatcgctgattggttaatgctcgctcactattggccacaatgcattgttgcaacaagaatcgcacaaattcagccaatcagaacaacaattgagattgtaataatgattgatgcaggcttTAGataatcgccctactggtaggtacatatctatGGCCATATTGATAAGGATAAGACTTTGTtatcaattttaatataaacaGCAGTTTCCATTATCGGCTCTGTGATCGGCTCTCGCATTTATTTATGTACTGAAAAACAATATTTCATTCGGAAGGTCAAccgttttaaagtaggtacatggGTGTTTcgtttcttaatttaaaaaatgatacAGATGAAGTTTTGTGCCAACCTTGCTTTTATGTTCATGGAGAGTTCAAGTATTTTGGAAAGATATGCTTTGGCAAAAGATGCTGGGTTTAAGGTAGTGGAGACTGGTTTTCCACTGGGGCACAGTATAGAGCAAGTGAAACAGGCAAAGGAAGCATCAGGCGTTGAACAAGTCCTTATAAACCTAAAAACGGGTAAGATTTTTACTCATCATGTCTAATACGAACCGATGGACCATATGGACCACCCATTCAGGGCCCATGATTCCTTCCATCAggcatgattattattatttataaccagtttatgctcgcgacttcgtccgcgtgggctacacaaatttcaaacccctatttcacccccttagggtttgtattttcaaaaatcacttcttagcggatgcctacatcataatagctatctgcatgccaaatttcagcctgatctgtccagtagtttgaactgtgtgttgatagaacagtcagtcagtcactttttccttttatatatataaatgatcTGTTAATTAATCTAACTTTTAAATAAACTGGCTGACATGCATTGGTTTTGTTCAGGTGGAATTCTTTAAattaatcctttcttagggagTCTACCTTTCTCAGTAAAAAAACTATACATGGAAAAATCTCCCATAGAGTACTGACTTATTAATCATACTATTTACTTAACATTGCAGGGGATGTAACTAAAGGAGAATTAGGAGTAACAGCGGTGCCTGGCAAAGAAGATGAGTTCAAAGATAACTTAAAAACTACCATAGACTATGCAAAGGCACTTGGCGCTAGAAAAATACACATCATGGCAGGGAGATTAGAAAATGTGTCTCCTCAAAACTGGGCCACATACGAGAGCAACCTGAAATATGCAGCAGATGTCTTGAAGACTGAAGGCATATTAGGAGTTATTGAGCCTATAAACCAGCATTCTGTGCCTAAGTATTTACTAAGTGATTATGGAAAAGGTAAGAAAACATGGGTATTAAAATGGCTGGAATCCCTGTATTACAACACCACTCTAATGACTAGTTTGAAAGACTATTTTATAAACAGGCAAGGGCAAATAGCACTATTTACATTCAATGCCATGCTATGATGAAAAATTCTCATTTTATTAAACTGTAGTTAAAAAGCATGTTGATCAAGATGCAGGTTTGTAGAACTTAACTCTTGGTTGTTTAATATTTACCTACagtctattataaaatattgtgCATTGGACGATGCTTGATTTATAGTCAAGCATCAATgcaatgactcctcacgcgccattttaactcgggtcaactgtcacgtcaaaagtatggccacctttaaaataaggactaaaatcgtactattGACATGCACGGAAGCAGTGTGTAGGGCTCGAATAGAAAGATCTTCCTTCCGAGCGgtgttgtgctcggtagcgccagctgggccgacggtgatatcttgaaacttctatatatattgcagattgcagaaaactctgttAATGCGATTCAGATTTGCGTGTTCTGGTTTCACTTCCGAGGATGGTACACGTGCTGTCGTTTAGTAAGAGCGTGAGTAGTCAAGGCTTGGGTTCGTATCCAATGATTGCTGATTGATTTCTCTGTACGAGTGAGGAGCGCCATCTGCTTGTAATTGTGGTGATCGCCACAGACATGAATTTtggcacaaaaagttaaaatggcgcgtgaggagtaaaattttacgcgttatacctaaatagtttaatatataatttaattttcaccTTTTAGCTGTTGATATTATCAAGAGGATAGATAGTGATCATTTAAAGTTGCAACTTGATATCTTCCACTTGCAGCATATCAGTGGTGATCTCTCCCACAACATCAAGAATCTCATGCCTTATGTTGGCCATGTTCAGGTATTTTATCATCCACAGTAGAATATAAACGTGAGGGACGTGTGGCCTACTTGTGACAACGCATAATATTAATCGATTGCTCCTTGCGATCTTTAAGCAACATTAGCAACACaagcataatagctatcttcatgcctaatttcagcccaatctatCAATCATCAATTTCAGTCCAGTAAtttagctgtgtgttgatagatcagacagtcagcttttccttttgtacatTTAGATTGAAGCTGATTTAAAAAACTACTGAGCCAATGTTAATGttatagaaaatattacaataaaaccttcAGCTAGCCTAATCTAATtcctatacaaatcatgcccacgtggaatggtaccaagaatactgactgcaCTTCCGCGCTGGAGCCCGgcggctgatccgttgcgcaaatatgagccagcccttctgtcaccagatgaggctattaatcgcggtgaaatgtctcgtaaacatttttagcactaagactccatggctcCAAGGTCTTCGAGGCAAActgaacaaaaatataactctcgataagagaggcatacttgcgccgcttgctgTTTTCAGCTATTCCTGCTGCGGCCCCTGGTCTTGTAGCTGTCTCGTGTGTTATTAATACATACGAGAAATGTCAGTGAATTCACATTTAGACTTATTCAGAAATTTATCTAAgtatgaatagaaaaaaaaattattccatAGTTACTTCTATAATCTTATTTTTACAGATTGCTCAAGTACCTCACCGCAACGAGCCTGACACTCCAGGAGAGATAAACTACAAGTACATTCTTGAACACATAGTAAACAGTGGATACAATGACTGGATTGGTCTTGAGTACAAGCCTGCAGGTAATACTAAAAATGGCCTCAAATGGATAAAAGACTATGGGTACCAACTGTAAAGTCCCTGCACCTTTAGGTCAGGGTATTGGGCCAGTGAACTCAGCTAAAAATAACAACAAAGTGGCAGAATTatctgttgtacacaatatctaaacaaAAATTGACATGCCTTAATTAttttgctatccttttctgcaggaaGCATTATGAAAAGAATAGCTATATTAAACATATttctatccttttcatattaccaTTTTACAAAAGCAATCCGCTACAATTTTTACAAGTTTTGGTGCTGAAAACTAAATCATATAATGTAATAGTTTTCATTAAGGGAATAATGTGAATATTATGCATAAGATTAATGAATAAATGAGACTTTTTCATGttttgttgtattttcaaaaaccttaacaataaaagtacctactgaatGGTAGCAATACCTGTTACTATTTCGGTTGTAGTCTCAAAACTATAGTCTAtgctgtggctaattctgttgtacacaaattctaaactaaattgaccaGTCTAATAATGTAGTGTTTTCCTTTTCCGCggggaatcatatgaaagggatagggatatatttagactagctgtcattttagttaatattggaattagccacaattgaCAGGTTTAAAAGGTACCCTACAAAAAAGGGTACATAACAGACAGGTATTTtgttttagacctgtcaatttagttaagagaattCGTACAACCCATATGCATTCAGCAAACATGTTAGGTTATTTAGCGTAAATGCGGCCTTCCCAGCAGAGTTCTGTGGCTTTTCATACAAATTAAAAGATCTTTGCGAAACTCGTTCACATTGGCTGGCATTTGCCAAATGCATTGAtccattatgtacctatttcatacactattatttttaatcatcagcatcaacttatcgccggcctactactggGCATGGATatcctcacagaatgagaaggatttgggaCATAGTCCACCATCCTGACCAAGTGCCGtttagcagacttcacagacgttatattaatttttttaaacataattcgGAAAGTTGGaatagaacccccgacctcctattaggaggccgacgtcttaaccccTAGGCTATTACTGCTTATTTTAAATGGTAAGATTaattaaatagaatagaaatcacTTGAAACTTAATTTTTGTGTTGAAATCAGGAGCATGCAAactaagatatttttatttgtaaaaacatCAAGATCAAACAAAAACATATtatcattttatatattctgaAATTGTTGTACCCAATAATGCTTTTTCACACCATCTAGCGACAAACGATCTTTGCTCGAGGTCCTCAGAAGctgaaaacacaaaaataaatattttgattaatCCTATGTGTTTGCTGCAAGACAGGTGGTCCAAGATCCCAGGACCGCCAGACTTTAACAGTATTTGGCAGGAGGTTGCCATGATACCCAGTGTCTGGCAATGTGTGAcgcgatttctaatactatataaaaaaaatatttgagtaaccggtaaaaaaaattgtacatcaacctttagaatgagatttcggctttgtagagcgtcgattctgtcactcatacctatgtgacattttgtcggtctcaacaacagagacaacgctctaagaaaccgctatctctttctaaaggccgatgtacaatattttctgccgcgtacggtacactttatactttgataaaagattttatacacctttgttacctgccTAAGCCacaatgatccaaacttcattcTCACTGTGATTGGAACAAAGCGCAAAtagactttcagcttttataaaataacgaaggtctggccctcacaggctctttcACTATTAGTGTAGGACAGCATGTTGGCACATGCTGATAAGCATTATGATATTACAAAATTCTACAATTAGTTGGgtcataaaaatatactaataaGGATTATTAATAGTACTgaagaaaaattattaattaccttAGAAATAAGATCTTTGGCACCACTAGGCACATAACTAGGGTAGGTCACATCTAAAGATAGGATCCTTGCGTACGTCTTGTCCTGGCCCTCACTCTCGAAAGGTGGTTTTCCCACTAGGAACTCATACAATAGCACACCAATACACCAATGGTCTACGGAGACATTGTACATCTCTCTTTTGATCATTTCTGGGGGGAGATAGTCTAGTGTACCACACATAGTCTTGCGCCTgtaaacacaataataataaagtacctaataaaaaagctttttatttccatcttatattttttttaacagtaGGATTTTACAAACTCAGCACAGTGAAAAATTTAATGTCTGAGCTTATTGTATAAACATTAAACACATACACAattaccatttttagggttccatacctcaaaaggaaaaacggaacccttataggatcactttgttgtctgtctgtctgtcaagaaaccgacagggtacttcccgttgacctagaatcatgaaatttggcaggtaggtaggtcttatagctgacattcgggaaaaaatctgaaaaccgtgaatttgtggttacatcacacaaaaaaaaattaaattgtggtcatgaactaataattaatattttcagttttcaaagtaagataactatatcaaatggggtatatattatatgaaagggctttacctgtttaaatgcatcatagtttttgaattatcgtgcaaaatatcgaaaaaatacgactatagtacggaaccctcgttgcgcgagcctgactc is a genomic window containing:
- the Gip gene encoding putative hydroxypyruvate isomerase, with the translated sequence MIQMKFCANLAFMFMESSSILERYALAKDAGFKVVETGFPLGHSIEQVKQAKEASGVEQVLINLKTGDVTKGELGVTAVPGKEDEFKDNLKTTIDYAKALGARKIHIMAGRLENVSPQNWATYESNLKYAADVLKTEGILGVIEPINQHSVPKYLLSDYGKAVDIIKRIDSDHLKLQLDIFHLQHISGDLSHNIKNLMPYVGHVQIAQVPHRNEPDTPGEINYKYILEHIVNSGYNDWIGLEYKPAGNTKNGLKWIKDYGYQL